In Sphingobacterium sp. SYP-B4668, the sequence TTCAATGAAAAATCCTTATAGGGCTGAAGCGTCATCACCGCTCAGCCTTTTTTATTTTTCACGAAAATTCAATTTTTCAATGTAGGTGTAATGTCATAGTTTAAGTTCTCTTTTTTAAGGGTTAATAATTGATTTATAGTGCTGAATGGGACAAATATCCTTCTACTAGGGCGTCACCACAATTTTTTTACCATCGACCTTGAACTTAATAGTACCGGTCATTTCCAATTTTTGAAGAATATCCTGAATATGCTGTCTCCGCAAAATCCTTGCAGAATACTCTTTTCCTTGCATATCCCCATGATATTCGACCTGCACATCATACCACCGTGCCAACTGGGTCATAAGCTCCTTAATAGGCGTATTTTTAAAGTTGAAATAACCCTCTATCCATGCCAAATCGGCATTCAAGTCAGTCTCCGCGACAGTTACATAGCTTTTATCATCGCATACATCTGCCGACTGGCCAGGTTTTAACAAGACAGCATGTCCCGGTATAGACACCTTTACAGATCCTTCCAGAAGCGAAGTCCTTACCAAGTGAACAGTGTGTGTGTTGACGTTGAACTTGGTGCCCAAGACCTGTATTTCCGCCCGATTAGCAGTAACAATAAAAGGGCGCATATTGTCTTTAGCAACTTCAAAATATACTTCACCACTTACCGTCACCCGGCGCTGACCTTCCACGAAAGCGGTCGGAAACCGAATACTACTTTCGGCATTTAAAAAGACTTTCGTACCATCTGAAAGCACCATTTTATATTGTCCGCCTCTAGGTGTTTCCAAAGTGGAGTGGACCACCACATCCTTAGGGCTGGAATCTCTTCCTTCAAGCACAAGACTTCCATCCACAATGTTAAAAAAATCGGCGGTATTGCCATCTTGCTCTTCATCTCCCAAAGAGATGACACGCCCGTCCGACATTCTCAATATGGCTTGATCAGACCCTGGCACAATCATTTCATCTACTGAAGAAATGAAAGCAGCTGTAGCTGGTTGTTCTTGATAATACCTATAACCTAGTACACTTATCGTCAGGATAGCACATATGGAGGCGGCTATAGCAACTTTTTTGAAGGAGAAGAACCTAGGTACAGTATCCACCTCACCAACATCCACCTGATGGCCTACCGCTATCTTTGTTTTAAAAAGAATACGTTCAAGTGCAATCTCAACATCGCCCAACTCGTCGCACTCTACGTTGGTATGGTCCTTAGACCTATACCATTCCAAAAGCTGCGCTCGCTCTAATTCAGTAGCTGTACCAAGCGTATATCTTTCAATAAGAATATGCAATTCCGAATCCGTCATTATTAGGTATAATTTAAGGGTAAGTACGACAAGGAAGGAATTACCCTTAGTCAAATTTCGATTTATTCAAAAAAATCAGACAAAACACTAGAAATCAGCAGGATAAAAACACCCCTATCTTTTAGGCTCTTGCGAACTGACTTCAGGGCCTTTGTGAGATGGGCCTCGACGGTTTTTTCGGATACATTTAGTTTTTCCGCTATTTCTCGGTTATTGAGTCCTTCCTGACGACTCAACACATATACTTTGCTACACTTTTCAGGCAATTGCTCAACAAGCCCATCCACAAATTCTTGCAGGAATTTAGCATGTAATCGCTCTTCGAAAGTGGAGTACTCAGGCTGATAATTTTCAAGCACAATCTCCTCCCGTCTACGCGTCTTATAAATAGCCTTGAAAATTGAAAATTTAATTGCGGTAGCCAGATAGGCTTGGAGTTTTTCAACAGTAATTAACGCCCTTCGTTCCCATAACCCAACGAATACCTCCTGCACGATTTCTTCTGCCAACTCCCGGTCTCGGGAATAATTATATCCCATAATCAGCAATTTTTCACTGTAGCGCCTGTAAATCTCGCTAAATGCCACTTCATCTTCCTCTTTGAGCAAAGCTGTCAATTCTTGATCAGATAGGATAGAATAATTGGCCATGGCATAAACTGGTATACTGACAAATTTAACTAAAATGCTTTGCATTCCCTAACATCCACTAGAGATAAAATGTAGGCTAGCGCAGATTTCATTCTGCTCGCAATTAATTATGCTATTCTTATAAGAAAATTTTCAAATGAAAAACATCGAAACCCAACCCTCAATATGGTTGCTGTTCTAATCACACGATTACCCTTAGCTTCGTTAAAGATTATATCGATTGTTGCACCATGTAGAACTCATATCCTGACTATTTCAGATGGAGATATCAGTATCTCTTAAAAAACATGTACTTTAGGTTAAAAAAACATAAAAACAATGAGGCATACCTTATACTCCTTCCTGCTATTGCTCACTTGTTTGAGCTCCTATGCTGCCGCACAGACAAAAGAGGACCTCAAAAAGAAATACGAAAACAGCGATCTCCATAAGGAAACGGAGAAGAAGATGAGGAACAAGCAGACCTATCCAGATAGTATCATTCTAGCACCACTTCACTTTACCAACTCCTTTGTCAATTTAGATAGTAACGTAAATGATTTTCAATCCTTCAGTATCGATGTCGAAATTCAAAACAACATCCCCGATGACTATGCCTTCTATATATCACCCTTCAACATCAGCCTAAATGGAATACCTATCTATGGGGGCATTCAAACACATTCGGATGGGCACAGTGTCAAAGATGACAGTTATCAACAGATTGGAAGGGGTGGTATTTTTTCACGGTGGTACGAGCGAAATAAAGAAGCTACGCGAACCCATGGATACTATAACAGCAGCGATGGTGAAGGAGACTTCATAAGTGTCCGAAACAAAGTAAACTGGAATAAAGGCAAATATCGCTTAAAACTGACTAAAGCTGAATATATTCCAGGGAAGTCGATTGCCGACAAATTCTCGCCCAAAGATTTATACTTTGCTTGGGGTGACATGGAACATACATGGGTGACCTACACCGTCGAAAACCTTGATAGTAAAAAAGTTGACACCATCGGATCGTTGGCTTTTCCTGGGAAGAAACTGACAATGAGCAAAACCATCATCTATTTTACAGAACAATACCATAAAGCGTTTGATTTTGCAGCAACCGACCGTAAGCTTGGTGCAGGATATCTTCACTACAAAAAAATACCGACTATTGACATGACACTAAGCAATTTAAAGATTAACGAAACGCTATTTATCCCCAGGGAAATCAAAACCCATCACAATCGAACACATCATCCCGATCAAGATCAAATTAAAATGCCTATGCCCATTTTGTCAATAGATCGATATGATGCATCCACTGGCATTCTGACCTATTGCATAGGTAGGTTGGTCCATTGGTAGGTCAAATCATAGTCCATTTTTGCAATAGCATCATTTTTCAAATCGGAAAATGATGCTATAATTACAAAGGCTCTCCCTCCTTTTCCCGCAAATTTTACTTATTCTACTTATATTTGCTAATCAGCAAATTTTAAGTATAGACTATATTCATTAATGAATACAATTCAAGAATACAACAGTGTTATCAAACATTGTCAACATCTTTTTATAAAAAAACCAAAGATTATGGCACCACAGGGCGCGAAATGCATATTTCTTTACTTACCAATTTATCCTCATGAAAACACGCTGTATAAAACAAATTGAGGACAATAGAGGGACAACCATCCCTTCCG encodes:
- a CDS encoding FecR family protein: MTDSELHILIERYTLGTATELERAQLLEWYRSKDHTNVECDELGDVEIALERILFKTKIAVGHQVDVGEVDTVPRFFSFKKVAIAASICAILTISVLGYRYYQEQPATAAFISSVDEMIVPGSDQAILRMSDGRVISLGDEEQDGNTADFFNIVDGSLVLEGRDSSPKDVVVHSTLETPRGGQYKMVLSDGTKVFLNAESSIRFPTAFVEGQRRVTVSGEVYFEVAKDNMRPFIVTANRAEIQVLGTKFNVNTHTVHLVRTSLLEGSVKVSIPGHAVLLKPGQSADVCDDKSYVTVAETDLNADLAWIEGYFNFKNTPIKELMTQLARWYDVQVEYHGDMQGKEYSARILRRQHIQDILQKLEMTGTIKFKVDGKKIVVTP
- a CDS encoding RNA polymerase sigma-70 factor, which codes for MQSILVKFVSIPVYAMANYSILSDQELTALLKEEDEVAFSEIYRRYSEKLLIMGYNYSRDRELAEEIVQEVFVGLWERRALITVEKLQAYLATAIKFSIFKAIYKTRRREEIVLENYQPEYSTFEERLHAKFLQEFVDGLVEQLPEKCSKVYVLSRQEGLNNREIAEKLNVSEKTVEAHLTKALKSVRKSLKDRGVFILLISSVLSDFFE